Proteins encoded by one window of Acaryochloris thomasi RCC1774:
- the dusB gene encoding tRNA dihydrouridine synthase DusB translates to MVSMSDELQSQLSSPLKIGNVSVNSRVLQSPLSGVTDLVFRRLVRRYAPESMLYTEMVHASQVRHVSELPQIMEVDPHEEPISVQLFDCRPDFLAEAAQMAVAEGANTVDINMGCPVNKITKKGGGSSLLRDPETAEAIVKSVVGAVDVPVTVKTRIGWTDAEITILDFAQRMQDAGAQMITVHGRTRSQGYKGPAQWDWIRQVKAILDIPVIANGDINSAESALQCLAETGADGVMCSRGTLGYPFLVGEIDHFLKTGEHKTPPTTVERLQCAREHLQALWDYKGQRGIHQARKHMTWYVKGFSGASELRDQLCQINTVEDGQALLNVEIERQRVSSGF, encoded by the coding sequence ATGGTTTCAATGTCGGATGAGTTGCAATCTCAACTCTCCAGCCCCCTCAAAATAGGCAACGTCAGCGTCAACAGTCGGGTGCTGCAGTCTCCGCTGTCTGGCGTCACCGATCTGGTGTTTCGGCGACTGGTGCGGCGCTATGCACCCGAATCAATGTTGTATACCGAGATGGTTCACGCCAGCCAGGTGCGCCACGTGAGTGAACTGCCTCAAATCATGGAGGTCGATCCCCACGAAGAACCTATCAGCGTTCAGCTATTCGACTGCCGCCCTGACTTTTTAGCTGAAGCAGCTCAAATGGCTGTAGCGGAAGGGGCCAATACCGTCGATATCAATATGGGCTGTCCCGTGAATAAAATCACGAAGAAAGGGGGCGGCTCTTCGTTACTGCGCGATCCAGAAACGGCTGAAGCAATTGTCAAATCGGTTGTTGGGGCCGTTGATGTGCCCGTAACGGTGAAAACGCGAATTGGCTGGACCGATGCAGAAATTACCATCCTTGACTTCGCCCAGCGGATGCAGGATGCCGGTGCCCAGATGATCACGGTGCATGGGCGGACGCGATCTCAAGGCTATAAAGGCCCCGCCCAGTGGGACTGGATTCGACAGGTCAAAGCAATTTTGGACATTCCTGTGATTGCCAATGGCGACATTAACTCTGCTGAATCAGCTCTGCAGTGTTTGGCCGAGACCGGAGCCGATGGCGTCATGTGTTCTCGAGGCACCCTGGGCTATCCCTTTTTGGTGGGAGAGATTGATCACTTTTTAAAAACGGGTGAGCATAAAACACCCCCAACGACTGTTGAACGGCTGCAGTGTGCTCGTGAACACCTACAGGCGCTGTGGGACTACAAAGGCCAGCGCGGTATCCATCAGGCTCGGAAGCACATGACCTGGTATGTCAAAGGCTTCTCTGGTGCCTCAGAGCTACGAGATCAGCTCTGCCAGATCAATACAGTAGAAGACGGTCAGGCTCTGCTAAATGTCGAGATTGAGCGCCAGAGGGTCTCTTCCGGCTTTTGA
- a CDS encoding HAD family hydrolase encodes MTIPLLSATFSSWPAALDLIATDMDGTLTLDEKITGDLLQALVDLKQAGVTVLMTTGRSAGWVNGLAYYLPIAGAIAENGGLFYSPHLDPAGVLLSPIQDRATHRQKLAEMFDQLKTEFPFIEVATDNAFRVTDWTYTNPGFATDDLHRMKQMCSDAGWGFVYSNVQCHIKPLGQNKQTGLLEVLSKHFSIQGIQRSSKQLITIGDSPNDDELFDPEVFPYSVGVANVANYLADMQFKPSAIASQPEQNGFLELAQLIMNRGGSKA; translated from the coding sequence ATGACGATTCCGCTGCTTTCTGCAACCTTCTCCAGTTGGCCTGCTGCTCTCGATTTAATTGCCACCGATATGGATGGCACGCTCACCCTTGATGAAAAAATTACGGGCGATCTGCTCCAGGCCCTCGTTGATCTGAAACAGGCAGGAGTGACGGTGCTGATGACCACGGGACGGTCGGCGGGCTGGGTGAATGGGCTAGCCTACTATTTACCGATTGCAGGTGCGATCGCAGAAAACGGAGGCTTATTCTACAGTCCCCATCTCGATCCGGCAGGGGTTTTGCTCTCACCAATCCAGGACCGAGCGACCCATCGCCAAAAGCTAGCGGAGATGTTTGACCAGCTCAAAACAGAGTTTCCGTTTATTGAAGTGGCAACAGACAACGCTTTCCGGGTGACTGACTGGACTTATACCAACCCAGGCTTTGCGACAGACGATCTACACCGCATGAAACAGATGTGTTCAGATGCAGGCTGGGGATTTGTATACAGCAATGTTCAATGTCACATCAAACCCCTAGGGCAGAACAAACAAACCGGGCTGCTGGAGGTGTTAAGTAAGCACTTTTCTATACAAGGTATACAGCGTTCATCGAAACAACTGATCACAATTGGCGATAGTCCCAATGATGATGAGCTGTTTGACCCGGAGGTATTTCCCTATTCGGTGGGGGTGGCAAATGTTGCTAATTATCTGGCGGATATGCAGTTCAAGCCGAGTGCGATCGCATCCCAACCAGAGCAAAACGGCTTTCTAGAGCTGGCGCAGTTGATCATGAATCGAGGTGGCTCGAAAGCATAG